In the Puntigrus tetrazona isolate hp1 chromosome 9, ASM1883169v1, whole genome shotgun sequence genome, one interval contains:
- the cfap97d2 gene encoding sperm axonemal maintenance protein CFAP97D1 isoform X1 has product MEHQAYQPVLPCVNKYLQYRWDKNCYEMHRNKVKSSKPTINTTPPKTYNHILVKQKKRQLEEERVSRITRENNLLLDKMSHIMKTSGGVDCKNDYVKKSLGSEKRQQELLRITKENQCILQRLSTCRPLYSVHVWHEQWLKNLQLMDTIGRYPSLHTAHQIDMEYRRRKLQEMSMNCLKKIKSEHKDTSRDEA; this is encoded by the exons ATGGAACATCAAGCTTACCAACCCGTCTTGCCCTGTGTTAATAAATATCTGCAATACAGATGGGACAAGAACTGCTATGAGATGCACAGGAACAAG GTTAAATCCTCAAAACCAACTATCAACACAACTCCACCGAAAACTTACAACCACATTCTTGTCAAGCAAAAGAAAAGACAG CTTGAAGAAGAACGGGTTTCGAGAATCACTAGAGAAAATAACTTGCTTCTCGACAAAATGTCCCATATAATGAAGACCAGCGGAGGAGTTGACTGTAAAAATGACTATGTAAAGAAAAG TCTTGGTTCAGAAAaaagacagcaggagctgctTCGCATCACTAAAGAGAATCAGTGTATCCTTCAGCGTCTGTCCACCTGCAGGCCCCTTTACAGCGTTCACGTGTGGCACGAGCAGTGGCTCAAAAACCTGCAGCTCATGGACACCATAGGGAGATATCCGAGTCTGCACACAGCACAT CAGATAGACATGGAATACAGAAGAAGAAAACTGCAAGAAATGAGCATGAACTGTCTAAAGAAGATCAAATCTGAACACAAAGATACATCTCGAGATGAAGCCTAA
- the cfap97d2 gene encoding sperm axonemal maintenance protein CFAP97D1 isoform X2, whose translation MEHQAYQPVLPCVNKYLQYRWDKNCYEMHRNKVKSSKPTINTTPPKTYNHILVKQKKRQLEEERVSRITRENNLLLDKMSHIMKTSGGVDCKNDYVKKSLGSEKRQQELLRITKENQCILQRLSTCRPLYSVHVWHEQWLKNLQLMDTIGRYPSLHTAHGSSLPPISADRHGIQKKKTARNEHELSKEDQI comes from the exons ATGGAACATCAAGCTTACCAACCCGTCTTGCCCTGTGTTAATAAATATCTGCAATACAGATGGGACAAGAACTGCTATGAGATGCACAGGAACAAG GTTAAATCCTCAAAACCAACTATCAACACAACTCCACCGAAAACTTACAACCACATTCTTGTCAAGCAAAAGAAAAGACAG CTTGAAGAAGAACGGGTTTCGAGAATCACTAGAGAAAATAACTTGCTTCTCGACAAAATGTCCCATATAATGAAGACCAGCGGAGGAGTTGACTGTAAAAATGACTATGTAAAGAAAAG TCTTGGTTCAGAAAaaagacagcaggagctgctTCGCATCACTAAAGAGAATCAGTGTATCCTTCAGCGTCTGTCCACCTGCAGGCCCCTTTACAGCGTTCACGTGTGGCACGAGCAGTGGCTCAAAAACCTGCAGCTCATGGACACCATAGGGAGATATCCGAGTCTGCACACAGCACAT GGATCCTCTTTGCCACCGATTTCAGCAGATAGACATGGAATACAGAAGAAGAAAACTGCAAGAAATGAGCATGAACTGTCTAAAGAAGATCAAATCTGA